The Molothrus ater isolate BHLD 08-10-18 breed brown headed cowbird chromosome 1, BPBGC_Mater_1.1, whole genome shotgun sequence genome includes a window with the following:
- the TUBB6 gene encoding tubulin beta-6 chain, giving the protein MREIVHIQAGQCGNQIGTKFWEVISDEHGIDPAGGYVGDSALQLERINVYYNESSSHKFVPRAVLLDLEPGTMDSVRSGLFGQLFRPDNFIFGQTGAGNNWAKGHYTEGAELVDSVLDVVRKESEHCDCLQGFQLTHSLGGGTGSGMGTLLISKIREEFPDRIMNTFSVMPSPKVSDTVVEPYNATLSVHQLVENTDETYCIDNEALYDICFRTLKLTTPTYGDLNHLVSATMSGVTTSLRFPGQLNADLRKLAVNMVPFPRLHFFMPGFAPLTARGSQQYRALTVPELTQQMFDAKNMMAACDPRHGRYLTVATVFRGPMSMKEVDEQMLAIQNKNSSYFVEWIPNNVKVAVCDIPPRGLKMASTFIGNSTAIQELFKRISEQFSAMFRRKAFLHWFTGEGMDEMEFTEAESNMNDLVSEYQQYQEATANDGEEAFEDDEEEINE; this is encoded by the exons ATGAGGGAGATCGTGCACATCCAGGCGGGACAGTGCGGAAACCAGATCGGGACCAAG TTTTGGGAAGTGATAAGTGATGAGCATGGCATTGACCCAGCCGGAGGCTATGTCGGTGACTCAGCGCTGCAGCTGGAAAGGATCAATGTCTACTACAATGAATCATCTT CCCACAAATTTGTACCAAGAGCAGTCTTGCTGGACTTGGAGCCGGGAACCATGGATAGTGTGCGCTCTGGTCTTTTTGGTCAGCTCTTCCGGCCCGATAATTTCATCTTTG GACAAACTGGTGCAGGAAACAACTGGGCTAAAGGACACTATACAGAAGGGGCAGAGCTGGTTGACTCTGTGCTTGACGTAGTGAGAAAAGAGAGTGAACACTGCGACTGCTTGCAAGGATTTCAGCTCACTCACTCCCTGGGAGGAGGGACAGGGTCTGGCATGGGAACCCTGCTCATCAGCAAGATCCGAGAGGAGTTTCCGGACAGGATAATGAATACCTTCAGTGTCATGCCTTCTCCTAAGGTTTCTGACACCGTGGTGGAGCCGTACAACGCCACGCTTTCGGTCCACCAGCTGGTGGAGAACACAGATGAAACCTACTGCATCGACAACGAAGCTCTGTATGACATTTGCTTCCGCACCCTGAAGCTCACCACCCCCACCTACGGAGATTTAAACCACTTGGTCTCTGCCACCATGAGCGGGGTGACCACATCCCTGCGTTTTCCGGGCCAGCTCAATGCCGACCTCCGGAAGCTGGCAGTGAACATGGTCCCTTTCCCGCGCCTTCACTTTTTCATGCCGGGCTTTGCTCCTTTGACGGCACGGGGCAGCCAGCAGTACCGAGCACTCACTGTGCCAGAGCTGACCCAGCAGATGTTCGATGCCAAAAACATGATGGCAGCCTGTGACCCGAGGCACGGCCGGTACCTGACGGTGGCCACCGTCTTCCGCGGCCCCATGTCCATGAAGGAGGTGGACGAGCAGATGCTGGCCATCCAGAACAAGAACAGCAGCTACTTCGTGGAGTGGATCCCCAACAATGTCAAGGTGGCCGTGTGTGACATCCCTCCCCGTGGCCTCAAGATGGCCTCCACCTTCATTGGCAACAGCACTGCTATCCAGGAGCTCTTCAAAAGGATCTCGGAGCAGTTTTCTGCCATGTTCAGGAGAAAGGCCTTCCTCCACTGGTTCACGGGAGAGGGGATGGATGAAATGGAATTTACAGAAGCAGAAAGCAACATGAATGACCTGGTTTCAGAGTATCAGCAATACCAAGAAGCAACAGCAAATGATGGAGAGGAAGCGTTTGAAGATGACGAAGAAGAGATcaatgaataa